In Leptospirillum ferriphilum, a genomic segment contains:
- a CDS encoding DUF3987 domain-containing protein, which produces MSTLSKIHRPVGSRRAKAPSPQARDLLLSQVLTAPNGRDILALLRATGQSKLGAVEAVTPPGSFADVVIAQVREKTDLPPEIALAVVLSQIGAALAQAGTTVSWPDDHRPVELTLWILVLAPSGAGKTLLRNLVADALQLHPKELAEPGSARAFLESLRERDGKALWVRDEYGQLMRQVADGGPLGPLRDYMLRAYDHGPLEVTTMKDGLVKIDKPLLSIFASTVDSTWSRCIDPAMLADGLLARHLFIVAEHRPLAVPRYPLQDMRDAIELAAMPLRARLATEPMHYVITPQAARAYDAMWRDLVGHLGDMIDPAYFRRVTWNAARYAVIYHILLGKHGSEIGIDAMRWAWRMVQLHLQYAREVLAFSDPGIATRLDKILGWVEEEAAQGRDPREPAFARRLLMRFKRDLQSVSEAKQIIDMTKKIPLNGTPLVGNLLAPLPTKKSNFK; this is translated from the coding sequence ATGAGCACTCTTTCAAAAATTCATCGCCCTGTGGGAAGTCGTCGAGCTAAAGCCCCTTCTCCGCAAGCGCGAGACCTCCTGCTATCGCAGGTTCTTACTGCGCCCAACGGTCGCGACATACTCGCTCTGCTCAGGGCAACGGGCCAGAGCAAACTAGGCGCTGTAGAGGCCGTAACACCGCCCGGATCGTTTGCAGATGTTGTCATCGCGCAAGTTCGCGAAAAGACCGACCTGCCGCCGGAGATTGCATTGGCTGTTGTCCTGTCACAGATAGGTGCGGCCCTGGCCCAGGCAGGCACCACGGTGTCATGGCCTGATGATCATCGCCCAGTGGAACTGACATTGTGGATTTTGGTCCTGGCCCCAAGCGGAGCCGGAAAAACGCTGCTCCGGAACCTGGTTGCCGACGCATTGCAACTGCACCCGAAAGAACTGGCAGAACCGGGATCAGCACGAGCTTTTTTAGAGTCGCTGCGGGAACGGGATGGCAAGGCACTTTGGGTGCGAGACGAGTATGGGCAGCTGATGCGACAGGTTGCCGACGGCGGTCCGCTCGGACCACTGCGCGACTATATGCTGCGTGCTTATGACCATGGGCCGCTTGAGGTCACAACCATGAAGGATGGACTGGTAAAAATCGACAAGCCGCTGCTGTCTATCTTCGCTTCTACGGTTGATTCCACATGGTCAAGATGTATAGATCCGGCGATGCTTGCCGACGGTTTGTTGGCAAGGCACCTGTTCATCGTTGCAGAGCACCGACCGCTCGCCGTGCCACGCTATCCCCTCCAGGATATGCGCGATGCGATCGAGCTGGCCGCTATGCCCTTGCGTGCAAGGCTCGCTACAGAGCCAATGCATTACGTCATCACGCCTCAGGCGGCAAGGGCCTATGACGCCATGTGGCGAGATCTTGTCGGGCATCTGGGCGACATGATCGATCCGGCCTATTTCCGGCGCGTGACGTGGAACGCCGCGCGCTACGCTGTGATTTATCACATCTTGCTTGGCAAGCATGGAAGTGAAATTGGCATCGACGCAATGCGATGGGCCTGGCGCATGGTGCAACTCCATCTGCAGTACGCGCGTGAAGTCCTTGCGTTTTCGGATCCAGGAATTGCGACAAGGCTGGACAAAATTCTGGGCTGGGTCGAGGAGGAGGCCGCGCAAGGCCGAGACCCTCGCGAGCCAGCCTTCGCAAGGAGGCTATTGATGAGATTTAAGCGAGATCTGCAAAGTGTCTCGGAAGCGAAGCAAATCATTGATATGACTAAGAAGATTCCACTTAATGGAACACCTCTTGTTGGCAATTTGTTGGCACCCCTGCCAACAAAAAAAAGCAATTTTAAATAA